In Gulosibacter molinativorax, a single window of DNA contains:
- a CDS encoding TrmH family RNA methyltransferase — protein MRIIPITSLDQSEAEVSGIEDYANLTDVALRRKLEPAGGLYMAESEKVIRRALAAGHRPRSLLTQEKFLAQAEALFADFPDVPVFLGSEALLEQLTGYRMHRGVMAAMHRPELLDPAEILRTSKTVLVLEDIVDHTNVGAAFRNAAGLGADAVFVTPECADPLYRRSVRVSMGTVLQVPWTRLPAWHEAGRLFREHGFELAALALEEDAVTLREFAAKRPEKVALLLGTEGNGLSRAALRESRHKIVIPMHHEVDSLNVAAASAVALYALLDDVSVAGSTVEK, from the coding sequence ATGCGCATTATTCCGATTACCTCGCTCGACCAGTCCGAGGCCGAGGTGTCCGGCATCGAGGACTATGCGAACCTCACCGATGTCGCGCTGCGGCGCAAGCTCGAGCCCGCGGGCGGCCTCTACATGGCGGAGTCGGAGAAGGTGATTCGACGCGCGCTGGCAGCAGGGCATCGACCGCGTTCGCTCCTGACGCAAGAGAAGTTTCTGGCGCAGGCGGAGGCGCTCTTCGCGGACTTCCCCGACGTGCCGGTCTTTCTCGGGAGCGAGGCGCTCCTCGAGCAGCTGACGGGATACCGGATGCATCGGGGCGTGATGGCGGCCATGCATCGTCCCGAGCTGCTCGATCCCGCCGAGATTCTCCGCACCTCGAAGACGGTGCTCGTGCTCGAGGACATCGTGGACCACACGAACGTGGGCGCGGCCTTTCGCAACGCGGCGGGCCTGGGCGCCGACGCCGTGTTCGTGACCCCCGAGTGCGCCGATCCGCTCTACCGGCGCAGCGTCCGAGTCTCGATGGGGACGGTCCTGCAGGTGCCGTGGACGCGGCTGCCCGCCTGGCATGAGGCCGGGCGGCTGTTCCGTGAGCACGGGTTCGAGCTCGCGGCGCTCGCCCTGGAAGAGGATGCGGTCACGCTCAGGGAGTTTGCCGCGAAACGCCCGGAAAAAGTCGCGTTGCTGTTGGGAACAGAGGGGAACGGGCTCAGCCGTGCCGCGCTTCGGGAATCGAGGCATAAGATTGTCATTCCCATGCACCACGAGGTCGACTCGCTCAATGTCGCGGCCGCCTCGGCAGTGGCGCTCTATGCTCTGCTCGATGACGTGTCGGTGGCTGGGAGTACGGTCGAAAAGTAA
- a CDS encoding DEAD/DEAH box helicase — MASNRTAHQVGTYAAEHLSPAFPNRAPRGTAGSLRAWQQEALDLYMEKQPRDFLATATPGAGKTTFALRIATELLADSTVNRIIVVAPTDHLKTQWAEAAARVGIRLDPKFSNNQGGISREYHGVAVTYAQVAMKPYLHEHLCGSARTLVIMDEIHHGGDSLTWGDALHDAYEHADRRLSLTGTPFRSDTAAIPFVRYERDGDGIRVSKADYSYGYGHALADGVVRPVMFMAYSGNVRWRDTYGEEMAAGLADDNTKDIVSQAWRTALDPNGDWIQQVIQAADRRLSEIREEVPDAGGLVIATDHEAARGYAALIEHLTGTKPALILSDDKGASDRISSFAASDERWMVAVRMVSEGVDVPRLAVGVYATSSSTPLFFAQAIGRFVRARRKGETATVFIPSVPKLAALAHELELERDHALDRRTKEEENLGAGMTPEERELAEAQREEDASSELTNYQFEALSSEARFERVLYDGGDFGYAAEVGSLEELEYLGLPGILEAEDVSAVLEARAKKQESIQDARANRKLHDGHETVQPLHRTLKEQRSVLNSLVGLYARQKDMPHGKVHGWLRAACGGPAVAQATSHQIQQRIDMLRKKLH, encoded by the coding sequence ATGGCATCGAATCGTACCGCTCATCAGGTCGGCACCTATGCCGCCGAACACCTCTCACCCGCGTTCCCAAACCGCGCTCCGCGCGGCACCGCGGGGAGCCTGCGTGCCTGGCAGCAGGAGGCCCTCGACCTCTACATGGAGAAGCAGCCGCGCGACTTCCTCGCGACGGCGACGCCCGGCGCTGGCAAAACGACCTTCGCGCTTCGCATCGCGACGGAGCTGCTCGCTGACTCGACCGTGAACCGCATCATCGTGGTTGCCCCGACCGACCACCTCAAGACCCAGTGGGCCGAGGCTGCCGCCCGAGTGGGCATCCGCCTGGACCCGAAATTCAGCAACAATCAGGGTGGCATTTCTCGGGAGTATCACGGCGTGGCGGTGACCTACGCGCAGGTCGCGATGAAGCCGTACCTGCACGAGCACCTGTGCGGTTCGGCCCGCACCCTCGTGATCATGGACGAGATTCACCACGGCGGCGACAGCCTCACGTGGGGTGACGCGCTCCATGACGCGTATGAGCACGCCGATCGCCGGCTCAGCCTCACCGGTACGCCGTTCCGTTCCGACACGGCGGCGATTCCGTTCGTGCGCTACGAGCGCGATGGCGACGGCATCCGCGTCTCGAAGGCCGACTATTCCTACGGCTACGGGCACGCGCTGGCCGACGGCGTCGTGCGCCCGGTGATGTTCATGGCCTACTCGGGCAACGTGCGCTGGCGGGACACCTACGGCGAGGAGATGGCTGCGGGCCTCGCCGACGACAACACGAAGGACATCGTCTCGCAGGCCTGGCGCACCGCGCTCGACCCGAATGGTGACTGGATCCAGCAGGTCATTCAGGCCGCGGATCGTCGCCTCTCAGAGATCCGCGAGGAGGTGCCGGACGCGGGCGGGCTCGTCATCGCCACCGACCATGAGGCGGCACGCGGCTACGCGGCGCTCATCGAGCACCTGACCGGCACGAAGCCTGCACTCATCCTCAGCGACGATAAGGGCGCATCCGACCGAATTTCGAGCTTCGCGGCATCGGATGAGCGCTGGATGGTGGCGGTGCGAATGGTGTCCGAGGGCGTCGACGTGCCCCGGCTCGCCGTGGGCGTGTATGCCACGAGTTCCTCGACGCCGCTGTTCTTCGCGCAGGCCATCGGGCGATTCGTGCGCGCGCGGCGCAAGGGGGAGACGGCGACGGTCTTCATCCCCTCGGTGCCGAAGCTCGCCGCGCTTGCCCACGAGCTCGAGCTCGAGCGTGACCACGCGCTCGATCGCCGCACGAAAGAGGAGGAAAACCTCGGCGCGGGAATGACCCCGGAAGAGCGCGAGCTCGCCGAGGCACAGCGCGAGGAAGATGCCTCGAGCGAGCTGACGAACTATCAGTTCGAGGCGCTGTCCTCCGAGGCTCGCTTCGAGCGAGTGCTCTACGACGGGGGAGACTTCGGCTATGCCGCCGAGGTCGGCTCTCTCGAGGAGCTCGAATACCTGGGGCTGCCGGGAATCCTCGAGGCGGAGGATGTGTCTGCGGTTCTCGAGGCGCGGGCGAAGAAGCAGGAGAGCATCCAGGATGCGCGGGCCAATCGGAAGCTTCATGACGGGCACGAGACGGTGCAGCCGCTCCACCGCACGCTCAAGGAACAGCGCTCGGTGCTGAACTCGCTCGTGGGGCTCTACGCCCGGCAGAAGGACATGCCCCACGGCAAGGTGCACGGATGGCTGCGCGCCGCGTGCGGCGGCCCGGCGGTGGCTCAGGCCACCTCGCACCAGATTCAGCAGCGGATCGACATGCTGCGCAAGAAACTGCACTAG
- a CDS encoding IS4 family transposase, which produces MPRAGWKKSESERRLSDLVSVGVLTRVFPPGVVDDVIAETGRTEQRHRSLPARVMAYFSIGMALYSEGSYEDIWSQLTDGLSWASGWTETYTPPSKSAIFQARARLGFEPLAALFERVANPIGDASTPGVWLAGRRLVAIDGMCLDVADTAVNHAHFGRPATSKGEQSAFPQARVVALAECGTHAIFAAEIGPYRESEATLAARLVPKLQRGMVLTADRGFFSYALWRKATATGADLLWRIRTDKSAPKPVHVADLPDGSWLADLRQTHSAAARRAEPMRVRVIDYTIDDGREHPERYRLFTTLLDPDEVSATQLAAGYSQRWEIELAFDELKTHQRGPRTVLRSKSPDLVLQEIWGHLCCHFAIRSLMGEAAAHQGHDPDRVSFVAALRITRQTLAHPGAFFP; this is translated from the coding sequence ATGCCAAGAGCTGGGTGGAAGAAGTCGGAGTCCGAACGTCGGTTGTCGGATTTGGTGTCGGTCGGTGTGCTGACGCGGGTGTTCCCGCCCGGCGTGGTCGATGACGTGATCGCCGAGACAGGTCGTACCGAGCAACGTCATCGCTCGCTACCGGCGCGGGTGATGGCGTATTTCTCCATCGGAATGGCGCTGTACTCGGAGGGGTCGTACGAGGACATCTGGTCGCAATTGACCGATGGCCTGTCCTGGGCCTCTGGCTGGACCGAAACCTACACACCACCGAGCAAGTCTGCGATCTTCCAAGCTCGGGCCCGGTTGGGGTTCGAACCGTTGGCTGCGCTGTTCGAGCGAGTCGCGAACCCGATCGGTGACGCGAGCACGCCGGGTGTCTGGTTGGCGGGCCGTCGGCTGGTCGCGATCGATGGAATGTGCCTCGATGTTGCCGACACTGCGGTGAACCACGCGCACTTCGGTCGACCTGCGACCAGCAAGGGCGAGCAGTCCGCGTTCCCCCAAGCCCGGGTCGTGGCGTTGGCGGAGTGTGGCACCCACGCCATCTTCGCTGCTGAGATCGGCCCCTACCGCGAATCCGAAGCGACCCTCGCTGCGCGGCTTGTGCCGAAGCTGCAACGGGGGATGGTGCTCACCGCCGACCGCGGGTTCTTCTCCTACGCCCTGTGGCGGAAGGCTACCGCGACCGGCGCGGACTTGTTGTGGCGGATCCGCACCGACAAGAGCGCACCGAAGCCGGTCCACGTCGCGGATCTACCCGACGGGTCGTGGCTGGCTGACCTGCGCCAGACGCACTCGGCCGCAGCCCGGCGGGCCGAGCCGATGCGCGTGCGCGTGATCGACTACACGATCGATGACGGCCGCGAACATCCCGAGCGATACCGTCTGTTCACAACCCTGCTTGATCCGGATGAGGTGTCTGCCACGCAGCTGGCCGCCGGTTATTCCCAGCGGTGGGAGATCGAGCTGGCCTTCGACGAGCTCAAGACCCACCAACGAGGGCCGCGTACGGTGCTGCGTTCCAAGTCTCCGGATCTGGTGTTGCAGGAGATCTGGGGACACTTGTGCTGCCACTTCGCGATCCGGTCCTTGATGGGCGAGGCTGCCGCCCATCAAGGGCATGATCCGGACCGGGTGAGTTTTGTTGCTGCGTTGCGGATCACTCGTCAAACCCTCGCCCATCCGGGCGCTTTTTTCCCCTGA